The following proteins come from a genomic window of Streptomyces sp. NBC_00539:
- a CDS encoding ROK family transcriptional regulator, giving the protein MNRGNGVNLPVVRGHNEALLLGLLRDAGPGGLGRADLAGRTGLTPQAVSKITARLTAEGLVAEAGRGASTGGKPRTLLRLVPEARSAVGVQLDRDELTAVRVDLAGRVVARWSGPLDFAAGPAAAVEAVLRAVVRVREAGGSGAPLLGVGVAAPGPLDWRDGVLGRVTGFPEWEGFPLREVLAGRLGAGVPVVVDKDTNAGVAATAMAATAEADGRGANCVYVHVGTGVGAGLRLDGAVFRGPRSLAGEFGHQVLELDGPPCRCGGRGCVEALCLSALARGDLAGAARVLGEGAANVVALLDVERVVLGGRVVEAEPGVFAEGVGAVLVRRAGAGVAVAVAGAGVAEGAAELVLGPVFGRGV; this is encoded by the coding sequence GTGAATCGGGGCAATGGGGTCAACCTGCCCGTGGTGCGGGGGCACAACGAGGCGCTGCTGCTCGGGCTGTTGCGGGACGCGGGACCCGGCGGGCTGGGCCGGGCCGACCTCGCCGGCCGTACGGGGCTCACCCCGCAGGCCGTCAGCAAGATCACGGCGCGGCTCACGGCGGAGGGGCTGGTCGCCGAGGCCGGCCGGGGCGCGTCGACGGGCGGCAAGCCGCGGACCCTGCTGCGGCTGGTGCCGGAGGCGCGGTCCGCGGTGGGGGTGCAGCTGGACCGGGACGAGCTGACGGCCGTACGGGTGGACCTGGCGGGGCGCGTCGTCGCGCGGTGGAGCGGGCCGCTGGACTTCGCGGCGGGACCGGCGGCGGCGGTCGAGGCGGTGCTACGGGCGGTCGTGCGGGTTCGCGAGGCGGGCGGGTCGGGGGCGCCGCTGCTCGGGGTGGGGGTCGCGGCGCCGGGTCCGCTGGACTGGCGGGACGGGGTACTGGGGCGGGTGACGGGGTTCCCGGAGTGGGAGGGGTTCCCGTTGCGGGAGGTGCTGGCGGGGCGGCTGGGGGCGGGGGTGCCGGTGGTGGTGGACAAGGACACCAACGCGGGGGTCGCGGCGACGGCGATGGCGGCGACCGCGGAGGCGGACGGGCGGGGCGCGAACTGTGTCTACGTGCACGTCGGGACGGGGGTGGGGGCGGGACTGCGGCTGGACGGCGCGGTGTTCCGGGGGCCGCGCTCGCTGGCGGGGGAGTTCGGGCACCAGGTGCTGGAGCTGGACGGGCCGCCGTGCCGGTGCGGGGGGCGGGGGTGCGTGGAGGCGCTGTGCCTTTCGGCGCTCGCGCGGGGGGATCTGGCGGGTGCGGCGCGGGTACTGGGGGAGGGGGCGGCGAACGTGGTCGCGCTGTTGGACGTGGAGCGGGTGGTGCTGGGCGGGAGGGTGGTGGAGGCGGAGCCGGGGGTGTTCGCGGAGGGGGTCGGGGCGGTGCTGGTGAGGCGGGCGGGGGCGGGGGTGGCGGTTGCCGTCGCCGGGGCGGGGGTGGCGGAGGGGGCGGCGGAGTTGGTGCTGGGCCCGGTGTTCGGGCGGGGGGTCTGA